A single genomic interval of Agarivorans aestuarii harbors:
- the ubiK gene encoding ubiquinone biosynthesis accessory factor UbiK: MINPAKIEEIAKQVSDMVPPGLKNAGDEFERKVKQVIQAKLSQLDVVNREDFDVQTQVLLRTREKLSTLEQKVAELEERLNAKD; encoded by the coding sequence ATGATTAACCCGGCCAAGATAGAAGAGATTGCTAAACAAGTTAGCGACATGGTGCCGCCTGGATTGAAAAATGCCGGCGATGAGTTTGAACGTAAAGTAAAACAAGTGATTCAAGCTAAATTGAGTCAACTTGATGTGGTTAATCGCGAAGACTTCGATGTACAAACTCAAGTATTGTTACGTACTCGTGAAAAACTAAGTACTTTAGAGCAAAAAGTCGCGGAATTAGAAGAAAGATTAAACGCCAAAGACTAA